DNA from Verrucomicrobiia bacterium:
TCCAACGTGGTTCTGGCCGGCTTCGGCCTTTTTTTCTTTTATATGATGGAAAAGGAAAACCGCCTGCGGCTCTGGGACTGGACCCAGGAACTGGTCACTTTGATTGGAACGAAGTTGAAACGCCTCTTTATGCCATCCATTCGCTAAGCGATGCTCTACATCCTGCAGAAATATTTTTTCAAAAAATTTCTGGCCGTTCTTGTTTTTGCCCTCATCGGCTTTTTGGCCCTGGTGGTGATTATCGACATGGTGGACAACATAGATCGTTTTCTGGACCGCAACGCCACCGGTGGCCAGATTTTCTCCTACTATATGTACTGGGCCCCCACCCAGTTCGTCCGCGTGGTACCCGTGGCGATGCTTTTGGCCATCCTCTTCGCCACGGCCTCGCTGGTGAAATACAACGAACTGGTCGCCATCCGCTCCTCCGGATTCGGGCTTTTCCGCCTTTTCTGGCCGGTTTTTCTTTTTTCCCTCTTTCTGGCCGGATTGGTGTTCTTAATGGGGGAATATGTGGTTCCTTTTTCTTCCAGCCAGAGCGAATACATTAAAAAAATCGAAATCGAAAAGCAGGCCGCCGCCGACCCGGAGCAGGCCTCCGTCTTTCTGGCCGCCCCCGGCGGCTGGATTTTCTTTTTCGGCGGCTTCGATCCCAACGAAAAAAGGGCCTACACCATTCTGGCCCAGCGTTTTGAAGAAGGCCGGCTGGCGGAGGTTCTGGAAGCGGAGGCCCTCGATTTTTCCGGTAAACACTGGGTCTTGGAGCAGGGCCGCCACCGCCACTTTCCGGATGAAGGCCGGGAAAACTTCACCACCTTCAGCCGTTTTGAAATGCTGGATATGACCACCAGTCCCGCCAAGCTTTTGCGCCGGCGGGAAAAGCCCGACCAGATGACCTTTGCCGAACTCTCCGCCGTAATTGCCCAAAAAAAGCGGGCCGGCCAGCCCACGGTACGGGAGGAAGTCGGTCTGCATATGAAAATCTCCCTGCCGCTTCTGAACGCCCTGATTGTCTTCATCGGCGCCCCCATTGCCGTCAAAATCCGCAAATCCGGCTTTGCCCTGAATTTCATCATTGCCGTCGCCATCGCCTTTCTAGGCATCATCTTATTCCGTCTGGCGCAAACCTTGGGGGAAACGGGCAGCCTGCCCGTTTTGGTCGCCGCCTGGGGCGTCGATGTACTCTTCTTTTTCGCCGGCCTCTCCCTCCTTTTCTGGGCCCGCCGGTAGATTTTCCCTCTTGGATTGTCCTCTGTAATTTTTTAGATTACTCTCAATGGAACCCGATTTTATCCAAAAAACCGCCGACTTTATCCAAAAAAAGAAACTGCTCGGCGCTGATGAAAAAATTCTGGTCACCTGCTCCGGCGGGCCGGATTCGGTGGCCCTGCTTTTTGCTTTGAGAGCATTGTCCGAACCCTTGAAGTTGAAGCTCGGCGTGGCACACCTAAACCACCTCCTCCGCCCGGAAACCGCAAAGGATGCCGCCTTCGTCAAGAAACTGGCGCACAAGCTGAATCTCCCGTTTTTCTATTCCGAAGTGGACACCAAAACCATGGCCAAAGAAAACAAATGGTCGCTGGAGGAAGCAGGTCGGAATTTGCGTTACGAGTTCTTTGTGCAGATGGCCAAGGACGAAAAATATGGCAAAATCGCTACCGCCCACACGGCCGATGATGCGGCCGAAACCGTGCTTCTGCAAATTCTTCGCGGCACCGGCGGCCCCACTGGCATCCCGGCCAAGCGCGGCAAAATCATTCGCCCCATCCTCTGGGCCGCTCGCGCTGATGTCTTGGCGTTCCTGAAGCAAAAAAAGCTTGCCTACCGCACCGACCCCTCCAACAAAGGAACGAGATTCACCCGCAACCGGGTGCGTAACGAACTTTTGCCACTCTTAGAAAAAAGATACAATCCCCAAATTCGCCAAGTCCTTCTCCGCTTGGCTCAAATCTTTGAAGACGAAAAGACCTTCCTGCAAGTTGAAGCCGAAAAAATCATTAAAAAAGGACTCGTGATGAATAACGAAGCCCTCGGCCTAAAAATTTCAGCGTTATCGAAAGCCCCCAAAGCTCTCCAGCGTGAAGTTTTTCAAACCGTTTGTAAGCGTTACTTTGATTTGGATCTTGAGTTTTCCGCCATTGAACGGCTTTTGCAGTTATTAGAAACTCCCGGCAAAATCGAACTGGCCAAAAACCTTTTTGCCGATTCAACTCGAAAAGGACTTTTGTGGTTTTACCAGCTTGAGAAAAAGCCGGAACCGCTCCAACTCAAATTGCCGTTTGACAAGGTAGTGAAAGCCAACGGCCTTATACTGGAATCAAAACAAATCCCCCGCAACCGGCTCAAAACTCTGCTGCTGCCGACCGGCTGGCAGGCCTATCTGGATGCCGCCCGGCTCAAAGCGCCCTTGCTTTTGCGTCCGGTTGAAAAAGGCGATCGCTTCATCCCGCTCGGAATGAAGGCCCCTAAAAAAGTGGGGGATTTTTTTACCGATGCCAAAGTGCCGGTTTTTCAGCGCCGCAACGCCTTGCTTTTGACCTCCGCCGGCAAAATCTGCTGGGTCGTCGGCTACCGGATTGCAGAGGATTTCAAAGTGCAAGCGGATACCAAAGAAGTCCTTTACTTGAAAGCGGAGCCCAATGGACGATGAACTGATACCGTTTCTTTCTA
Protein-coding regions in this window:
- a CDS encoding LptF/LptG family permease translates to MLYILQKYFFKKFLAVLVFALIGFLALVVIIDMVDNIDRFLDRNATGGQIFSYYMYWAPTQFVRVVPVAMLLAILFATASLVKYNELVAIRSSGFGLFRLFWPVFLFSLFLAGLVFLMGEYVVPFSSSQSEYIKKIEIEKQAAADPEQASVFLAAPGGWIFFFGGFDPNEKRAYTILAQRFEEGRLAEVLEAEALDFSGKHWVLEQGRHRHFPDEGRENFTTFSRFEMLDMTTSPAKLLRRREKPDQMTFAELSAVIAQKKRAGQPTVREEVGLHMKISLPLLNALIVFIGAPIAVKIRKSGFALNFIIAVAIAFLGIILFRLAQTLGETGSLPVLVAAWGVDVLFFFAGLSLLFWARR
- the tilS gene encoding tRNA lysidine(34) synthetase TilS — protein: MEPDFIQKTADFIQKKKLLGADEKILVTCSGGPDSVALLFALRALSEPLKLKLGVAHLNHLLRPETAKDAAFVKKLAHKLNLPFFYSEVDTKTMAKENKWSLEEAGRNLRYEFFVQMAKDEKYGKIATAHTADDAAETVLLQILRGTGGPTGIPAKRGKIIRPILWAARADVLAFLKQKKLAYRTDPSNKGTRFTRNRVRNELLPLLEKRYNPQIRQVLLRLAQIFEDEKTFLQVEAEKIIKKGLVMNNEALGLKISALSKAPKALQREVFQTVCKRYFDLDLEFSAIERLLQLLETPGKIELAKNLFADSTRKGLLWFYQLEKKPEPLQLKLPFDKVVKANGLILESKQIPRNRLKTLLLPTGWQAYLDAARLKAPLLLRPVEKGDRFIPLGMKAPKKVGDFFTDAKVPVFQRRNALLLTSAGKICWVVGYRIAEDFKVQADTKEVLYLKAEPNGR